One window of the Felis catus isolate Fca126 chromosome E3, F.catus_Fca126_mat1.0, whole genome shotgun sequence genome contains the following:
- the LOC101083389 gene encoding LOW QUALITY PROTEIN: cardiotrophin-2 (The sequence of the model RefSeq protein was modified relative to this genomic sequence to represent the inferred CDS: inserted 1 base in 1 codon): SDLRFSLTAPLCLLTLLLLPLSLGAPISPAEPISQAYSLALYMQKNTSTLLQTYLQHQGSPFSDPGFSAPELQLSSLPPAAVSFKTWHALDDGERLGHAQGAFLALTQHLQLVGDDQRDLNPGSPILLAQLGAARLRAQGLLGNMAAIMTALGLPXPPEEDTLGVVAFGASAFERKCRGYVVTREYGHWTDRAVRDLALLKAKYPG, translated from the exons TCTGACCTCCGATTTTCTCTGACAGCCCCCCTCTGCCTGCTGACCCTACTGCTGCTACCCCTCAGTCTTGGGGCTCCCATCTCGCCAGCTGAGCCCATCAGTCAAGCCTACAGCCTGGCCctctacatgcagaagaatacaTCAACACTGCTGCAGACTTAC CTCCAGCACCAGGGCAGCCCCTTTAGCGACCCTGGTTTCTCAGCCCCTGAGCTTCAGCTCAGCAGCCTGCCTCCTGCCGCTGTCTCCTTCAAGACCTGGCATGCCCTGGATGATGGGGAGCGGCTGGGCCATGCCCAGGGGGCCTTCCTGGCCTTGACCCAGCACCTCCAGCTCGTAGGGGATGACCAGAGAGACCTGAACCCTGGCAGTCCTATCCTGCTGGCTCAGCTCGGCGCCGCAAGACTCAGGGCCCAAGGCCTGTTGGGCAACATGGCTGCAATCATGACTGCTCTGGGCCTGC ATCCCCCGGAAGAGGACACTCTCGGTGTTGTTGCCTTTGGGGCTTCAGCCTTTGAGAGGAAATGTCGAGGCTATGTAGTGACCCGGGAATATGGCCACTGGACAGACCGAGCTGTGAGGGACTTGGCTCTGCTCAAGGCCAAATACCCTGGATAA